The sequence below is a genomic window from Halolamina litorea.
CGGCCCGGAGTGGGACCGCTACGGCGACTCCGTCGAGAGCGAGGTCCGCGAGGGCGAGGTGTACACGCTCGAACTCGGCATCGAGACCGAGTGGGGCTACGTCGGACAGGAGGAGATGGTCCGTGTGACCGAGGGCGGCACCGAGTTCGTCGTCGAGCCCCAGACGGCGTTGTGGTCGTTGTCGGTGTAGGGCGTCATCCCTGTTCTCACAGCAACACTTATCTCGTCGGAGTAGTGAGCCGGTCATATACGATGAGTCATATGTCGATGCCCGTGACGGAACCGTCGACTCTCGCCGACTTCGAGGGGCGTTAGTGTGGTTGGGAGACGGATGGTCGTCGTGGCCATGGTGCTGGTCGCGCTGTCGTCGGCCGGCGTCGTCGGCACCACGGGTGTCGTGAACCTCGACGGCGACGACGTCCCGGCGTTTGCCGAACTCGACGGGGGGACAGATCCCCTATCGGCCGACACGGACGGCGACGGCCTGACTGACGGTGTCGAACGCGAGTACAACACCAACCCGTCTATCGCCGACACCGACGGGGATGGTCTCGATGACGGGGCGGAAGTCGACCAACACAGTACCGACCCGCTGGTCATGGACACTGACGACGACGGTCTCGACGACGGGCCGGAGGTCACCGAGCACGGGACTGATCCGACCGTCACCGACACGGACGACGACGGCCTCTCAGACTCGGAGGAGGTCAACCGGGAGACCGATCCGAAAGTCGCCGATACGGACGGCGACGGCCTTGAGGACGGGCCGGAAACCCTCGACTACGGCACCGACCCGACAGTGCCCGACACGGACGGCGACGGCCTCACCGACGCCGAAGAAGTCGACGGCGACACTGACGCGACAGTCGCCGACACGGACGACGACGGACTCGAAGACGGGCCGGAACTGAACGACCACGGGACTACCCCTACGAACGCCGATACGGACGGCGACGGCCTCGATGACGGACCGGAGGTGTACAGGTACGAATCGGACCCGACGATAGCCGATACGGACGGCGATGGGCTGGATGATGGCGACGAAGCAGGGAAATACGGGACCGACCCGACGCTGGCCGACACGGACGGCGATGGGCTCTCCGACGCCGAAGAAGTCAACGGGGCCACCGATCCGAGAGCAGCTGACACGGACGCTGACGGTCTCGACGACGGTGCGGAGGTTGACGCCGGAACGAACGCGACGGTGGCCGATACGGACGGCGACGGCCTCGAAGACGGGCCGGAGATGAACCAATACGGCTCCGATCCGACAGTGGCCGACACGGACGGCGACGGCCTCGATGACGGACTGGAAGTCACCCAGCACGGGACTGATCCGACAGTGGCCGACACGGACGACGACGGGCTTTCCGACGCCGAAGAGGTCGACGGTGAGACTGACCCGACAGCGGCCGACACGGACGACGATGGCCTCGAAGACGGGGCGGAACTGACTGACTACGGGACTGATCCAACGGCCGCCGATACGGACGGCGATGGCCTCTCGGACGGGATGGAAGTGAACCGAAAGGACCTGTTCCCCGACGCTGACCCGATGCGGACCGACATCTACGTCGAAGTCGACGCCATCGAGGGGGTGGACACCCCGGGGCGCGCGTTCGACAGCATCGAAGACGCGTTCGACGACGCGCCGGTTTCGAACCCCGACGGGTCGTCCGGCATCGAGGTTCACTTCGTCGTCAACGCCACGGAAATCCCCGAGGAGGTGGATGTCGACAGGGAGTCCTGGCTATTCCACTACGCACCGACCTATTTCACCAACAACGGAAAGGGGTACCACCACCTGCTGCTCATCGAGGACGGTGACCTCGGCAGCACGAGCGACGGCGACAGATTCGTCGGTAGGGCAAGGAGGGGGGTTATGATCGTCGAAACACAGCCCAAACAGCGACAGACCGGCAAGGTGATCATGCACGAACTCGGCCACTCGCTCGGGCTGTATCCGGACGTTCACCCCGGAATCGACAGCACGCGATACAGCGACTCGGAGTACCCGAGCGTGATGAATTACAACGTGTTCAACTACGAGTACTCCGACGGCGACGCCGGCCCGAACGACTTCGATGACTGGGGGTACATCGAGGAGGAGATGTTCACGCCGCGTGTCTCTGCCATCGAACAGGCCGAGTAGTCTCTCGCGCGATTCCCCCTCGTTACCGGACCTGCTTGTCGGGAGGCACAGCTATATACCACCGTGAGCGAACCGCTGCGGTACGAACCCGCATGGTCAGTCTCGCACAGAGTGTTGCGGCCGCCCGCGACGAGTTCCAAGGCAACGGCCGCGGCTGGTCGGTGGTCGCCATCGCCCTCGGCTGGGCGGCCATCGTCGGGACGATGCTCTCGGTGCCGGCCGCGCTCCCGTTCGTCCGCGCGGAGTTCACGTTGACCAACGCCGAGGCGGGACTCGCGGTCACCGCGATGTGGCTGGTCTACGGCGCCTGTCAGTTCCCGGCGGGCCTGCTCACCGACCGGGTCGGTGAGCGCCGGATGCTGCTCGGGTCGATGGCGCTGGGTGCCGTGGTCGTCGCCGCCGTTTCGCTCTCGGGGACGTTCCCGATGTTCGCCGCGAGCGCCGCGCTGTTCGGCGTGGTCGGCGGGCTGTTCGCCACGCCGCGGGTGACGCTGCTCTCCCGGCAGTTCCCCGACAACAGCGGCACCGCCATCGGCGCCGTGATGGCGGTCGGAAACGCCGGGTCGTCGATCCTCCCGGCCGGGGTCGGCCTGCTCGCGGCGGCGGCGACGTGGCGCGCCGGCTTCGGGGCGGCGGTTCCGCTGTTCATCGTGGCCCTCGTCGGCGTCTGGTTCGTCATCCCCGCCCGCGAACCGACCGAGCCCGACGAGGACACGACGCCCCTCGGCGAACTGCTCCCGCGCGTGCTCGCGGCCGTTCGGGACCGGGAGATCCTGCTGGTGACCGCCGCGGTCACGCTCACGTTCTTCACCTTCCAGGGGATGACGGCGTTTCTCACCACCTACCTCGTCGACGAGAAGGCGATCGGCGAGGGGACCGCGGCGCTCCTCTACGGCGGCCTGTTCGCCGTCGCCGCGGTCACCCAACCGGTCGCGGGCCGGATCGCCGACCGAACCAACGAACGGATCGTCTTGGTGGCGATCACGGCCGCCTACGCCGTCCTGCTCGCGGCGCTCGTGATGAGCGGCCAGCGACTCCTGCTCGGGGCCGTCGTCGTCCTGCTGGGGACCCAACGGGGGGCGACGCCGGTGGCGACGGCGTACCTCGCTGCGGCGCTCCCCGAGGATATCCGGGGCGGCGGCTACGGCCTGCTCCGGACCGTCTTCACCACCGTCTCCTCGTCGGCCGCGGTGGCCATCGGCGTCTTCGCGGACGCGGACCTGTTCGACGCCGCGTTCCTCCTGCTTGCGGTGATGGCCGTGGTTGCGACGGGCTGTTACCTGCTGCTGCCGTCGCCGTCGGCAGAGCTTTGAAGTTCGGTGGCGGCGCTACTGCGGGCATGGCTCTCCCGCCGGTGGTCCCGCTGCAGTTCGGGGCGCTTCCGACCCAACTTCAGCGCGTGTTCGTGGTCGTCGCGCTCCTCGCCGGCGCCGCCGTCGCGCTGGGACTCGACGACGGCCGACTCTACACCCGCCTCCGCGAGCGGTTCGTCCTCGGCGTCCCGTGGGGGACGCTCGTCACCGTCCTCGGCGTCCTCGCGGTGTATCTCTTCCTTCAGGGCGGCTACTGGCACTGGCGCCGCCCCTTAGTGATCCCGTTCCGCGCGTGGTCGTACCTCGAACCGCTCGGGATGCTCGTCGCCGGGTTCGCCCACGCCGGGCCGGGCCACCTGCTCGGGAACCTCTTCGGCGCGCTCACGCTCGCTCCCATCGTCGAGTACACCATCGGCCACTACCCGAGCGACGAACGCGCCGTCGACGCCGCGCCGCCGTCGGCGCTCCCCGGCCGTCTCGCCGCCGCCTGGCGAACGCCGTGGGTCCGTGCGTTCGTCGTACTTCCCCTCGCCGTCGCCGCCCTCGGGGTCCTGCTGACGCTGTTCACGATCGGTGCCGTCATCGGCTTCTCAGGCGTCGTGTTCGCGTTCGCCGGCTTCGCGCTGGTGCGCTACCCGCTGGCGACGGTACTGGCGCTGGTGGCATCCGACGTGCTGAACCTCCTCTACAACGCGCTCCAGAACCCGACGATCACGGCGTCGGGGCGGTCACGGTTCGTCACGCCGTGGTGGGCCGACATCGCCATCCAGGGCCACGCCATCGGCCTGCTCGCCGGCGTGGTCTGCTGTGTGCTGTTGCTCCGCGCCCGGGACGAGTCGCTCCCCTCGGCGACACGGCTCTGGGCGGGCGCCCTGCTACTCGCGACCAGCCAGTCGCTCTGGGCGGTCTACTGGTACCGCGGCAGCACCGAGTACGTGCTGTTCCGTGCGGTCGGTCTGGGCATCGTCGCGCTGGCGTCGATCCTCATCGTCGTCGCCGTCGCCGGCCCGGAGCGCCCGCTGTGGTCGTTCACCGACCGACAATCCAGCCCCGAGGACCCGACTGGAACCACCGACGGCGGTGATCCAGCCTCGCCCGACGACCCAAGTAGTGACGCCGGGCCCATCGACGACGGCGGGGAGGGTGGACCCGCCAAGGATTACGGCGACCCCGAGGAAGACCCTCCGGGCGAGCAACGACTCCGGGACCTCTCGGCCCGACAGGTCGGACTCGCCTCGCTCATCGTCATGGCGGCGCTGCTCTCCGGGCCCGCCGTCGCGGTGAACCTCGTCGCAACCGACGGGGGGCTCCCGGGCGAGCCGACGACCGTCCGGGGCTACGAGGTCACCTACGCCGAGGGCATCCCCGACGGCCTCGTGTCGGCGATACCCTTCACCGCGTTCGGGGAGACCACGCAGGTCACCACGTCCGGGGTGATCGTGGCCAACGACGACCGGCAGATCTGGCAGACCGTCGTCCCGAAGGGCCGCCTCGCCGCGAACGGCCGGGCGACCGTCGTCGTCGGCGGCGTGGGCTGGCGCGACAGCGTGACCGCGATCCGCCAGGGGTGGACCGCCGTCGGCGGCGGCACCGCCTACCGCGTCGCGCTCGACGACGGCGACGAACGCCGGACGGTGTACCTCTCCGGGGCCGCACAGGCCGACCCGCGCATCGCCGGACAGAACGTCTCGGTCGCGGCCGGCGCCGACTCGTTCTACCTGCTCGTCACGCACGAGAACACCACGCTCCGGGAGCCGCTACCGGGGAGAAACGAGTCGGTAACGGTTCGGAACGTGACGTTCCGCGGCGACGGGAGCCGGGTCGTCGCGTTCCACGAGGGGACGCGAGTGACGGTGCTGCGGGCCGAACGCTACAACTGAGTCGCTCGGTCGCCCGTGTAGGCGGCCGCGAGGTCGTCGAGGCGCTCGTGGCGCTCGACGGTGTGGGGCGCCGTCAGCGGCGAGACGCTGATCTCGCCGTCGACGACCGCCCGGCGGTCGGTCCCCTCCTCGTCGGGGATGTCGCCGTTCTGCATGCGCTGCCAGACGTTGTCCTCCAGTCGGATCTCCTCGCCGTCGAACTTGGCGCTCATGGCGTACAGCGGCGAGGGCTCGGTGATCCGCATCGGGGGTCGCGCAAGGCTGTCGTCCGGGGCGGGGGCGTTGACGTTCAGGTAGTCTGCCTCCGCGAACACGTCCCCGTCCCCGGTTGCGGCGTCGACCAGGTAGGCGGCGGCGTCACAAGCGTCCTTGTAGGCCTCCTTCGGCGGGGTGACGTGTTCGAACTCCTCGTCGTCGTTCGTCGGCACGTACTGGGACACTGCGATAGCGGGCACGTCGAAGAACGTCGCCTCGACGGCCGCCGAGACGGTTCCCGACCGGCCCATCACGTAGGAGCCGAGGTTCGCGCCCTTGTTACAGCCGGCGACGACCATGTCCGCGTCGGGACAGAGCGCTTCGAGGCCGGCGATGACGCAGTCAACGGGCGTCCCCTCGACGGCGTAGCCGAGGTCGTAGTCGTGGACCGTCGCCTCGAAGGAGCGCGCGCGGCCGACGGCGCTCTGGTTCGAGTAGGGGGCGACCGCGACCGGGTCCCCGACCTCCTCCAGCGCCTCGTAGAGCGCCCGGAACCCCGGGCTCTCGATACCGTCGTCGTTGGTCACCAGAATGCGTGGCTCGCTCATGGCTGGCGATGCGTCGGAACCGGGGTTAAGCGGTTCGGCTCACGGATCACGAGGCGGGTCCCGCTCCTCGCCGTCGAGCAGCCCCTCGATCCCCGAGAGGTCGTCGACGACGTAGTCGGGGGTCACGTCCGACCGCGCGAGTCGGGCGTCGTCGGTCACACCGGAGCGGACGAGGACGGTCGTCATCCCTGCGTCGGCGCCCAGCGCGATGTCCGTATCGAGGCGGTCGCCGACGACGAGACAGTCCTCGGGGGCACAGCCCAGTCGGTCGAGGGCGAGGGCACGAGTGATCGGGTGGGGCTTCCCGAGCACGGCGTCGGGGTCGCGCTCGGCGGTCCCGGAAACGGCAGCGATCATCGCGCCCGAGCCGGGAACGTCGCCCCCCGGTGCCGGAATCACGGCGTCGGGGTCGGTGCCAACGATCGGGAGGTCGCCCGCCCGGATCGTCCGTGACGCCCGCGTGAGCGTCTCGTAGTCGAAGGCTCGGTCGATGGAGACCACCGCCACGTCGGCGTCGCTCGCGGCTGCGTCGCCGTCTCCCTCCTCGTGGCCACCGATCCGGACCTCGAAGCCCGCCTCGGTCAACTGCTCGCGGACCCCCGACTCGCCGACGAGAAACACCGTCTGCCCCGGGTGCTCGCGTTCGAGGTACGCGACCGTGCTCGTACCGGCGGTGATGATCTGCTCGGGGTCGGCCTCCACGCCCGCCGCCCCGAGCTTCTCGGCGTAGGCCGGCGGTGCCTTCGTGGGGTTGTTGGAGACGAACAGTTTCGGGATCGAGCGGCTGTCGAGCGCCGCCAGTCCGTCGGCGGCGCCGGGCAGGAGCGTCTCGCCGCGTACGACCGTCCCGTCCACGTCGAGGATGGCGCCGGAGTAGCTCACGGCCGGGGTACGCGGGGCAGGGCTGAAAAGGCGCCGCTCGGGTCACTCCGGCGTGGTCACCGGAATCGTCACCGCCTCGTCGTCGCCGTCGTCGCTCTCGGGGACGAGGTCGTCCAGCGCGGCTTCGAGGTTCCACTTGTTCGATTTGTACACCGCGTCGAACACCGGGCCGACGACCGGGATGGAGCCGCCGGCGACGTCGACGCCGACACGGGCGAGCATCTCCAGCAGCGTCGTGAACGAGACGCCCAGCCGAGCGGACTCGGCGACGATGTACAGCGAGATCCCGGCGCTGAGCGCGTCGCCGATCCCGGGGATCGCCGACAGCAGCGGGTCGAGGCCGATCCGGTACTCCACGACCGGCAGCCGGATCGACTCGTCCAGCGCCATCGCGACCGTCCGCATTCGTTCGAGCGCCGCGCGGTCGACCGATTCGGGCACGCCGGCCGGGTCGATACCGTCGAACGCCGCCGCTATCTCGTCGGTCATGGCTGGATGTTGGGTCTTGAGCGTCGTAAGCGCTGTGCCGGTCGGCGGCGTGGGCCGCTGCCGGGGATAGTTAAGCCCCCCGCGGTCGAACGCCCCTCCATGACCACCTTGGAAGTCGTCGACCGCTGGGAGAACGGCATCAGTTGGACGCTTGCGGAGGAACTGGACGGGATGCACCGCACGAGCCACGCCATCGACACCGAGGAGGGCGTCTGGCTCGTCGACCCCGTGGACGCCCCCGGACTCGACGACGAACTGGACGAACTGGGCGAGGTCGTCGGCGTGACGCTCCTGCTCGACCG
It includes:
- a CDS encoding HAD-IIA family hydrolase; the encoded protein is MSYSGAILDVDGTVVRGETLLPGAADGLAALDSRSIPKLFVSNNPTKAPPAYAEKLGAAGVEADPEQIITAGTSTVAYLEREHPGQTVFLVGESGVREQLTEAGFEVRIGGHEEGDGDAAASDADVAVVSIDRAFDYETLTRASRTIRAGDLPIVGTDPDAVIPAPGGDVPGSGAMIAAVSGTAERDPDAVLGKPHPITRALALDRLGCAPEDCLVVGDRLDTDIALGADAGMTTVLVRSGVTDDARLARSDVTPDYVVDDLSGIEGLLDGEERDPPRDP
- a CDS encoding DUF4112 domain-containing protein, with product MTDEIAAAFDGIDPAGVPESVDRAALERMRTVAMALDESIRLPVVEYRIGLDPLLSAIPGIGDALSAGISLYIVAESARLGVSFTTLLEMLARVGVDVAGGSIPVVGPVFDAVYKSNKWNLEAALDDLVPESDDGDDEAVTIPVTTPE
- a CDS encoding MFS transporter, encoding MVSLAQSVAAARDEFQGNGRGWSVVAIALGWAAIVGTMLSVPAALPFVRAEFTLTNAEAGLAVTAMWLVYGACQFPAGLLTDRVGERRMLLGSMALGAVVVAAVSLSGTFPMFAASAALFGVVGGLFATPRVTLLSRQFPDNSGTAIGAVMAVGNAGSSILPAGVGLLAAAATWRAGFGAAVPLFIVALVGVWFVIPAREPTEPDEDTTPLGELLPRVLAAVRDREILLVTAAVTLTFFTFQGMTAFLTTYLVDEKAIGEGTAALLYGGLFAVAAVTQPVAGRIADRTNERIVLVAITAAYAVLLAALVMSGQRLLLGAVVVLLGTQRGATPVATAYLAAALPEDIRGGGYGLLRTVFTTVSSSAAVAIGVFADADLFDAAFLLLAVMAVVATGCYLLLPSPSAEL
- a CDS encoding rhomboid family intramembrane serine protease; translated protein: MALPPVVPLQFGALPTQLQRVFVVVALLAGAAVALGLDDGRLYTRLRERFVLGVPWGTLVTVLGVLAVYLFLQGGYWHWRRPLVIPFRAWSYLEPLGMLVAGFAHAGPGHLLGNLFGALTLAPIVEYTIGHYPSDERAVDAAPPSALPGRLAAAWRTPWVRAFVVLPLAVAALGVLLTLFTIGAVIGFSGVVFAFAGFALVRYPLATVLALVASDVLNLLYNALQNPTITASGRSRFVTPWWADIAIQGHAIGLLAGVVCCVLLLRARDESLPSATRLWAGALLLATSQSLWAVYWYRGSTEYVLFRAVGLGIVALASILIVVAVAGPERPLWSFTDRQSSPEDPTGTTDGGDPASPDDPSSDAGPIDDGGEGGPAKDYGDPEEDPPGEQRLRDLSARQVGLASLIVMAALLSGPAVAVNLVATDGGLPGEPTTVRGYEVTYAEGIPDGLVSAIPFTAFGETTQVTTSGVIVANDDRQIWQTVVPKGRLAANGRATVVVGGVGWRDSVTAIRQGWTAVGGGTAYRVALDDGDERRTVYLSGAAQADPRIAGQNVSVAAGADSFYLLVTHENTTLREPLPGRNESVTVRNVTFRGDGSRVVAFHEGTRVTVLRAERYN
- the surE gene encoding 5'/3'-nucleotidase SurE, producing the protein MSEPRILVTNDDGIESPGFRALYEALEEVGDPVAVAPYSNQSAVGRARSFEATVHDYDLGYAVEGTPVDCVIAGLEALCPDADMVVAGCNKGANLGSYVMGRSGTVSAAVEATFFDVPAIAVSQYVPTNDDEEFEHVTPPKEAYKDACDAAAYLVDAATGDGDVFAEADYLNVNAPAPDDSLARPPMRITEPSPLYAMSAKFDGEEIRLEDNVWQRMQNGDIPDEEGTDRRAVVDGEISVSPLTAPHTVERHERLDDLAAAYTGDRATQL